The window CGTTCGGGTCGTGTCCATCTCTCCGGCGATGGCCCACGGGGCGATGATCGTCCACGCACCGAGGGCGACCGCCGTCCACGCCATCGCGTGGGTGCGCTCGTAGGCGGAACCCAGACCGCTCATGCACAGGCAGAAGGCGAGGCCGGCGATCAGGTTGTTGATGGCCAGCGGGGTGAGGCCGCTGAATCCTGCGATCCACGGCGAGGCAGCCAGGTACAGGCCCGTGATCAGGGCGAGTGCTTCGACGGCCTGCGCGGCGGGAGTCGTGGTCACCCGCTCGAACCGAGTGCGCATCTCGGCGAGGTCCGGGTGGTGCTCGATGCTGGGATGGGTGGTCATGGCGGGCCGCCTCCTACTGAGAAGCCTTTATGTGCCATTTACCCCACTATGTTCCGCTTACCCGTGCCGCTTGGTCAACGGGCAAATTCGCGGCCCTCTCACAACACCCCCACCGCCCGCAGCGCGCGGACCTGCGCCCGGCTCGGGAGGGCCGGGGCGTAGAGGTAACAGACGCCCCCGGAACCCGAGGTGACCTTTCCGGAGACTCCCACCCGCTGGGTGCGCAGCCAGATGTTCTCCCATTCGGAGCGCCGGTAGACGCGGCGCACGGCGGGGTTGTCGGGCGAGTTGGGGTCATTGGCGATCACGTCCCCGGCGGCGGTGAAGCCGATGACGGTCATCAGGTGGCCTGCGGTGCCGTAGCCCGCGCCCGTGAGCTCGTCCGGACGGAAGGACTGGGAGGTGATCACCGGGATGCCGGCCCGGACCAGGGTCTCCAGGTCGGTCAGGGAGGTGAGGCGGGTGACGACTCCGGCCAGATCGCGGTAGGTGCCGGCGTAGGCGGCGTTGAAGGGCCAGTTGCCGCAGCCCTTGTAGGCGGCGTCGTACGTGGAACGGGCCGCGTGGCAGATCTGCGGGTCGGCGTAATCCGGGTTCACCCAGGTCAGCGCGGTGGCGTCGGCCCTGCCGCCCCAGTACTCGATGATCATCTGGGAGGAGGTGGGGCTGCACCAGGCCTCGCCGCCGTTGTCGTACTCGGGGTACTGGCCCGCGTGGACCTCCTGCGAGTAGCGCGGGACCTTCAGCTCGTGGGCGGTGCGGGCGGAGGGGGTGGAGGCAGGGACGGTGAAGCGGTCCGGGACGTCGGAGACCATGGCGCCCGCGAGGCGGACGGTGGGTCCGCGCTCGGCGCCGGGCCTGCGGTGGAGGGTGAACCGCAGCTGCCAGGCCGCGAGCCGCAGGCCGGCGGTCGCGGCTCCCGCGTCGAGGGCCAGGGTGTCGGTCCAGACGGTGGACCGTCCGTCGGACTGGCCGTCCACCGAGGTGCGGCGGATGTCGCCGTCGCCGGAGGCCCAGCGGCCCATCACGTACCAGGGGGTGGCCGTGCCGTCGGTGTAGGTGCCTCGCAGTTCGATCTGGATCCAGGTGCCGGCCGGGGTGCGGGCGTTCCAGGAGGCGATGGCCTCGGTGGCCGGGACGGTGGAGTGGTGCACCGGGGAGGTCCAGGTGGCGTACTCCCAGGTGCTCTTCTTCCCGGTGTGCGGGTCGGCGTACTCGGTGCGGCCGACGGCCGCGGCGATCTCCAGGCCGGGGCGGGAGCCGCCGACGGCGATCGTGCCGCGGTGGGTGCCGGCGAGCCAGTGGGCGTAGGAGTACCAGAAGCGGTTGTCGACGGTGCGGCCCGGGGCCCGCGGGGCGGGAGGGGTGGGCGGGGTGGGCGGGGTCGCCGCCGAGGCGCTGCCGCCGGAGACGGTGGCGGCGGTGGCCGCGGTGGCGACCGCGAGCGCGGCGACGAGTACGGCCCTGCGCGGCGTGGCTTCGGTCATCGCGTGTTCCCCCAGGGTGGGTCGGCACTTCGGTGGCGCTTTGGTGGCATCACCCTTCCAGTTCCCGGCGGCGGCGACCCGAAGCCACGGGTCGTGTCGGGCTTGTCTAGGCTGGTCGGGTGGAGCCGCAGCAGTCGCTTGAGTCACTCGCGCGGGAGCTCGCGGCCCTGCCGCCCTCCCTCGGTCCGGTGCGCCTGATCGGGATCGACGGGCACGCCGGGTCCGGGAAGAGCACCTTCGCGGGGCGGCTCGCCGAGGTGCTGGGGGCGCCCGTCCTTCACCTCGATGACGTGGCGACCCATGAGGAGCTGTTCGGCTGGGAGCAGCGGCTGCGCGCGCAGGTGCTGGAGCCGCTCGCCGCGGGACGGCCCGCGCACTGGGCCCCGTACGACTGGGTGGCGCGCCGGTTCGGGCCGGAGCGGGTGCTGGACCCGGCACCCGTGCTGCTGGTCGAGGGTGTCGGGGCCGGACGGCGGGCGCTGCGCCCCCGTCTGGCGCGGCTGCTGTGGATGGAGACGCCCTGCGAGCAGTCCTGGCAACGGGGGCGAAACCGGGACGGGCGTGAACTTTCCGACTTCTGGGACGGATGGGAGCGCGCGGAGCGCGCGCACTTCTCCAATGACCCTTCGCGCCCCTTCGCCGACACCCTGGTACGCCAGAGCGGTACGGGATACGAGTGGTCTTCCGGGGCCCGAGCGACGGCAGGAACCTCCCCTTTCATCACCGGGAGTGACGACCTCCCCCGGGCCTGAACGCCCCCTCGCATCACCTCCGCCGGGCCTCGACCGGACCCGCTTGACCCGGGGCCCGCGGCGGCCTTACGTTCTCAATGCGAGGCCTTTACAGGCCGCCGCGGATCCGAAGCCCCCGGTTGTTCCCCCGTGATCGGGGGCTTCGTTCTGCCCGCGAACCCCCTCCACGGCGGCTTCGCGCGGGGCCGGTCCACCCCGAATCTTCACCCTGAGTCACCGAGCGGCCCGGGGGCGCACGCCGGAACAGGCCTTGTCGCGCCCTACGTAAGGTGCGTGACCGCAGGTACGATGCAGCCCTGATTTCATCGGCGCAGTGGGCAACTCATGTGCTCGTCACGGAGGTTGCCGCGCACCACGGGGGCAGGCTTGTGGGGGACGTGATGGATTTCGGCACGCCGGGCAGCATGCACGCCCCGGCCGAACTCGCCTGGCTGCGCGGGGTCGACGCCTGCACCATGGGCGCCTATCCGCAGGCCGAGGAGGAGTTCCGGGCGGCCGTACGACTCGACCCCTCCATGGCCGACGCATGGCTGGGACTGCACGCGCTCCGGGTCGACACCGGCAACGCGTTACTCCGGATGTACGCCCACCGGGACCGGTTCGGCGAGCAGCGCGCCCGGCACGGGCGGACGCTGAACTCCTGGTACTGGCTGGGCTGGTGGGTGCAGCCGGTTCTGGAGAGCCGGCGCGATCTGCTCCTCGCCCACGCCTCGCACTGGCTCGACGGCCGCCATGTGCCCGAGCTGGACCAGGCATTGGCCGCACTGCCGCCGGTGGACACCGACGCCCAGGTACGGTTCCTGCACGCCTGCCGGGCCTATCTGGTCAAGGACTGGGAGCAGCTGGTCCGCCAGACCGAGCCGCTGGTGAACGATCCGCTGCTGGGCATCGAGGCCGGGCTGTTCGGCGGGATGGCGCGGGTCCGGCTGGAGATGTACGGGCAGGCGGAGCCGATGCTGGCGGCGGCGCTGATGCGCTGTCGCAGCGAGCAGCCCCAGCGCAAGGAGCTGCGGTACTGGCTGGCGCGGGCCCGGGAGGGCACCGGGCGCACCGCGGCGGCCCTGCCGCTGTACCGGGCGGTGCACCGGGTGGATCCCGCGTTCATGGACACCGCGGCCCGGCTGACGGCCATCGAGGACGGCGACGACACGGACGGCATGGCCGATCTGGCGGGCCTGGCCGGGTATGCCGGGTACGGGGCCCTCGGCGGGCACGGCCCGTCCCCCGCGGGCGGGGACTTCGCGGCGGTCGCGCTGGGCGGCGGGCCCGTCCAGGACATCGCGGCGGACGGCCAGGTGGAGCCCGATCCGCTGACTCCGCCCACTCCCCCGGCGGGACGGGTGGAGGGCGCGCGGCGCAAGGTGCCCGTGCCGCCGCAGGGCACGCCCGAGGGGTTGCCGGCCGGGCCGGCGGACCCTGCGGCGCTCGCCGATGCTCTGGCGGAGCTGGAGCGGATGGTGGGCCTGGAGCCGGTGAAGCGGCAGGTGAAGGCGCTGTCCGCGCAGTTGCACATGGCGCGGCTGAGGGCCGGGCAGGGACTGCCGGTGCAGCCGCCGAAGCGGCACTTCGTGTTCTCCGGGCCCTCCGGTACGGGCAAGACGACGGTGGCGCGGATCCTGGGCCGGGTCTTCTACGCGCTGGGCCTGCTGGGCGGCGACCATCTGGTGGAGGCCCAGCGGGCGGACCTCGTGGGCGAGTTCCTCGGGCAGACCGCGGTGAAGGCGAACGAGCTGATCGATTCGGCGATCGGCGGGGTGCTGTTCGTGGACGAGGCGTATTCGCTGTCGAACTCGGGCTACAGCAAGGGCGACGCGTACGGCGACGAGGCCCTGCAGGTGCTGCTGAAGCGGGCCGAGGACAACCGGGACCACCTGGTGGTGATCCTCGCGGGTTACCCGGCCGGGATGGACCGGCTGCTGGCCGCCAATCCGGGGCTGTCCTCGCGCTTCACCACCCGCGTGGACTTCCCCAGCTACCGGCCGCCGGAGCTGACCGCGATCGGCGGGGTGCTGGCGGACGCGAACGGGGACCACTGGGACGAGGAGGCGCTGGAGGAGCTGCGCAGCATCAGCGCTCATGTGGTGGAGCAGGGCTGGATCGACGAGCTCGGCAACGGGCGTTTCCTGCGGACCCTGTACGAGAAGAGCTGCGCGTACCGGGATCTGCGGCTGGCGGGCTTCGCCGGTGAGCCGTCGCGGGACGACCTGGCCACCCTCCGGCTGCCGGACCTGATGCAGGCGTACGGGGAGGTCCTGTCGGGCCGCGGACCCCAGGAACGCCCGGACCCGCCGACGCTGTAGCCCGGGGCCGCACCCCGATTGCCGGCGGGCCGGAAGCTCCCGGGGCTCGGCCCCGGGAGCTTCCGGCCGGCTAGGCGCCGCGGACGTACGAGCGGTGGGCCGGGTCCCGGACCTCGCCCACCAGCATTTCCAGGACGTCCTCCAGGGCGACCAGGCCGAGGACCCGGCCCCCCGCGTCCGCCACCTGCGCCAGGTGCGTGGCGTCCCGGCGCATGACGCCGAGGGCGTCGTCCAGCGGGACCGTGGCGCACAGTGTGGTCATCCGGCGCCAGACCCGCTGGGGTACGGCCCGCTCCCGGTCCTCCAGGTCCAGTACGTCCTTGACGTGCAGGTAGCCCATGAAGGCGCCGCTCTCCGCGCGGACGGGGAACCGGGAGTACCCGGTGCGCACCGTGAGCTGCTCGATCTGGCGCGGGGTCACCGAGGGGCCGACCGTGACCAGGCGGTCCGGGCCGAGGAGGACGTCGGTGACGGGGCGGCTGCCCAGTTCCAGTGCGTCCTCCAGACGCTCCTGCTCGACCGGTTCCAGGAGCCCGGCCTGCCGGGAGTCCTTGAGGAGGCGGCCCAGCTGGGCGGAGGTGTAGACGGCCTCGACCTCGTCCTTGGGCTCCACCTTGAAGAGCTTCAGGACGAGCTTGGCGCAGGCGCCGAGCGCGGTGGTGACCGGCCCGCACAGGCGGGCGAAGGCGACCAGGCCGGGGCTGAACCACAGGGCGGTCTTCTCGGGGGCGGCCATGGCCAGGTTCTTCGGCACCATCTCGCCGATGACCAGGTGCAGGAAGACCACGGCGCTGAGCGCGAAGGCGTAGCCCAGCGGGTGGATCAGCCCCTGCGGTACGTGGACGGCGTGGAAGACGGGCTCCAGCAGCCGGGCCACGGTGGGCTCGGCGACCGCGCCGAGGGTGAGCGAGCACATGGTGATGCCGAACTGCGCCGCGGCCATCATGCGGGGCAGGTTCTCCAGGCCGTGGAGCACCTGGCGGGCCCGTTTGGACTCGGCCGCGAGGGGCTCGATCTGGCTGCGGCGTACGGAGACGAGCGCGAACTCGGCGCCGACGAAGAAGCCGTTGGCGAGGACCAGGAGCAGGGCGAAGAGGAGCTGGAGCGCGTTCATCGGGCGGCGCCTTCCAGCTCGGCCCGCTGCGGTTCGAGCACGGCGGCGCCGTCGGCCGCCGAGGCGGGCCGGTGGGCGGCGGCCGCGGGCACCGCCGTCAGCCGGACCAGCCGGACGCGTTCCGCGCGGTTGCGGCCGACGCGGCGGACGGAGAGCTTCCAGCCGGGCAGCTCCGCACGGTCCCCGGGGGCGGGGATCCGGCCGAGGAGGTCGGCGACGAGGCCGGCGACGGTCTCGTACGGTCCTTCGGGCACTTCCAGGCCTATCCGGCGCAGGGTCTGCACGCGGCAGCTGCCGTCGGCCTCCCAGGAGGGGCGGCCGTCCTCGGCCGCGACAGCGGCCAGTTCGGGGGTCTCGTCCTCGGCGAAGTCGTGCTCGTCGCGGACCTCGCCGACGAGCTCCTCCACGATGTCCTCCAGCGTGACGACACCGGCGGTGCCGCCGTACTCGTCGACGACCACGGCCATCGGCTGCTCGCTGCGCAGGCGCTCCAGCAGCGGCTGCACCGGCAGGGAGCCGGGCACCAGCAGCGGGGCGACGCAGATCCGGCTCACGGAGGTGCGGTCGCGTTCCCGCTCGGGCACGGCGAGGGCGTCCTTGAGGTGGACCACGCCGGTGATCTCGTCGATGCGGTCGCGGTAGACCGGGAAGCGGGACAGGCCGGTGGCCCGGGTCAGGTTGAGCACGTCGGCCGCGGTGGCCGTGTGCATCAGGGCGCTGACCTTCACCCGCGGGGTCATGACGTGCTGGGCCGTGAGATCGCCCAGCGAGAGGGTCCGTACGAAGAGGTCGGCGGTGTCCTGTTCCAGGGCGCCGGCCTGGGCCGAATGGCGGACCAGGGAGAGCAGTTCGCCGGGGGTCCGGGCGGAGGCCATCTCCTCGGTCGGTTCCACGCCGAGCGCCCGCACGAGGCGGTTGGCCACGGCGTTGAGTCCGGCGATGACCGGACGGAAGACGCGGGAGAAGGCGTGCTGGGGGCCGGCGACGAAGCGGGCGACCTGGAGCGGCCGGGAGACCGCCCAGTTCTTCGGTACGAGCTCGCCGACGACCATCTGGACGGCGGAGGCGAGCAGCATGCCGATGACGACGGCGACGCCGGGGACGGCTCCCTTCGGGAGGCCCGTCGCGGCGAGCGGCCCGGCCAGCAGTGCGGCGAGGGCCGGCTCGGCGAGCATGCCGACCACGAGGGAGGTGATGGTGATGCCGAGCTGGGTGCCGGAGAGCTGGAAGGACAGCTCCCGCAGGGCCTTGACCACCGTACGGGCACGGCGGTCACCGTCGGCTGCGGCGCGCTCGGCCTCGGGTCGCTCCACGGTGACGAGGCCGAATTCGGCGGCCACGAAGAATCCGTTGGCGAGGATGAGGGCGAAGGCCGCCGCGAGCAGGAGTAGCGGGATGGTCATGCCGCCGCCTCCGGGGGGAGGGCGGCGCGGGTACTACCGGACGATCCGTCCATTGCTGGAGGGAGTCACTCCTCAAGTCGCAGGTGCCCACGGGCCACGAGGTCCCGGGGCCGGTGGGAGGGCGCACAGCTGCGCCCCGCCACCAGGGTAGTCATTGAGATCCCGGCCGCAACGGTACGCGGCGACGAGGATCGGCCGACTCAGTGGTCGTGTCCGCCCGTTCCGCGGGCCTCGGCCAGCGCGCGCAGGGCGCGGGCGTCGCCGATGGCCTGCTGCTTGGCGACGCCCGGCTGGATGCCGAGGGCGGGCAGGCTGGTGCCGTCGCTGAGGTCCAGGAACACCCACGGGTCGCCGGGGCGGAGGTTGACCCGCAGGATCTGGGCCCACTCCAGGCGCCGGGTGGTGGTCAGGTTGACGACCGTGACGCCGGTCTCGTCGGCGACGACCTTGGGGCGGCTGAGCAGGACGAGTACGGAGCTCAGCAGGACGGCGGTGAAGACGAAGCTGATCCGCTCGCCGGGGCTGAGCTTCTCCAGCATCACGGCGATCGCCGTGATGGTGGTGAACATGGCGAGGCCGACGCCCAGCAGGACGACCCGGGTGCGGGTCGGCCGGAAAGTGACCGGCAGGGTGGGCGTGACGGGCTGGGCGGCGGACTCGGCCATGGTGCGTTGCCTTCTGGAGGTGGCGTGCGGGTCGGTGGGCGGCGTACCGGTGCGGTACGCCGGGACCTAGAGGCGGCAGGCGTGGATCGAGGTGGTGAGGATCGCGCGCGCGCCGAGCTCGTACAGGTCGTCCATGATCCGCTGGGCTTCCTTGGCGGGGACCATCGCGCGGACCGCGACCCAGCCCTCGTTGTGCAGCGGGGAGACGGTCGGCGACTCCAGGCCCGGGGTGAGGGCGACCGCGCGCTCCAGGTGCTCGGCGCGGCAGTCGTAGTCCATCATCACGTAGCTGCGGGCGACGAGGACGCCCTGCAGGCGGCGCAGGAACTGCTGGACCTGCGGGTCGTCGGCGTCGGCGCCGTTGCCGCGGATGACGACGGCCTCGGAGGTGAGGATCGGCTCGCCGATGACCTCGAGGCCCGCGTTGCGCAGGCTGGTGCCGGTCTCGACGACGTCCGCGATGATCTGGGCGACGCCGAGCTGGATGGCGGTCTCGACCGCGCCGTCGAGGTGCACGACGGACGCGTCGATGCCCTTCTCGGCGAGGTGCTTGGCGACGATTCCCTCGTACGAGGTCGCGATCGTCATGCCGCTGAAGTCCTCGGGGCCCTTCGCCGTGCCGGGGGTGGTGGCGTAGCGGAAGGTGGAGCGCCCGAAGTTCAGCGGGAGGATCTCCTCGGCGCTGGCGCCGGAGTCGAGCAGCAGGTCACGGCCGGTGATGCCGATGTCGAGCTTGCCCGAGGAGACGTAGATCGCGATGTCCTTGGGGCGGAGGTAGAAGAACTCCACCTCGTTCTCGGGGTCGACGACCACGAGCTCCTTGGACTCCTTGCGCATCCGGTAGCCGGCCTCATGGAGCATCGCCGACGCCGGTCCGGAGAGTGAACCCTTGTTGGGGACGGCGATGCGCAGCATGGGGCTTCCTTTGGTGCGTGGATTACGGGTTTACGGGCGGGTGTGCGTGCCGGGACTCAGAGGTGGGCGTAGACGTCGTCGAGGGAGATCCCGCGCGCCACCATCATCACCTGGACGTGGTAGAGCAGCTGTGAGATCTCCTCGGCGGCGGCTTCCTTGCCCTCGTACTCGGCGGCCATCCAGACCTCTGCGGCCTCCTCGACGACCTTCTTGCCGATGGCATGGACGCCCTTGTGGACGAGCTCGGCGGTGCGGGAGGTAGCGGGGTCGCCGTTGGCGGCCTTGTGCTGGAGCTCGGTGAAGAGCTCTTCGAAGGTCTTGGAGGGTTCGTTCGCCATGATGGTCCTCAGAATACGGGGTTCCCCGTCGCCACTCAGCGCCAGGGTTCGCTGACGGTCCGCAGGGTCATGGCCGTGGAGACGGCGGCGGTGACCGCTTCGTGCCCCTTGTCCTCGTTCGACCCCTCGAGGCCGGCGCGGTCCAGCGCCTGCTCGTCGTTGTCGCAGGTCAGTACTCCGAAGCCGACGGGGACTCCGGTGTCGATCGACACCTGTACCAGGCCCTGGGTGACGCCCTGGCAGACGTAGTCGAAGTGCGGGGTGCCGCCGCGGATGACCACTCCGAGGGCGACGATGGCATCGTAGCCGCGACCCGCCAGTACCTTCGCCACGACCGGGAGCTCGAAGCTTCCCGGGACCCGGAGCAGGGTGGGCTCGTCGATGCCCAGCTCGTGCAGGGCGCGCAGGGCGCCGTCGACCAGTCCGTCCATGACCTTCTCGTGCCACTGGGCCGCGATCACGGCGACTCGGAGGTCTCCGCAGTTCTTCACGCTCAGTTCGGGTGCGCCCTTGCCGCTCACAGCTCTGCTCCTCGGTGGTTCGTGGGTGTGCGTGGATGGTGGGGTGTACGTACGGGTGGTGGTGCGTGCCTACTGGTTGCCGCAGGCGGAGGTGGTCACGGGCCCTTCCAGCCAGGGCAGGTCGTGGCCCATCCGGTCGCGCTTGGTGCGCAGGTACCGCAGGTTGTGCTCGCCGGCCTCCATGGGCATCGGCTCGCGGCTGGTGACCGTGATGCCGTGCCGGACGAGGGCGTCGGACTTCTCGGGGTTGTTCGTCATGAGCCGGACGCTGTGCACGCCGAGGTCGGCGAGGATCTGGGCGCCGGCGCCGTAGTCACGGGCGTCGGCGGGCAGGCCGAGTTCCAGGTTTGCGTCGAGGGTGTCGCGGCCGCGCTCCTGGAGCTCGTACGCGCGCAGCTTGGACAGGAGTCCGATGCCGCGGCCCTCGTGGCCGCGGAGGTAGACGACGACGCCGCGGCCCTCGGTCTTGATGCGTTCCATGGAGGCGTGCAGCTGGGGGCCGCAGTCGCAGCGCTGGGAGGCGAAGATGTCGCCGGTCAGGCATTCGGAGTGCATGCGGACCAGGACGTCGGCGCCGTCGCCGATCTCCCCGTGGACGAGGGCGACGTGCTCGACACCGTCGACGGTGGAGCGGTAGCCGTACGCGGTGAAGTCGCCGAAGGCGGTCGGCAGGCTGACCTCGGCCTCGCGGCGGACGGTGGGCTCGGCGGAGCGGCGGTAGGCGATCAGGTCCTCGATGGAGATGATCGTCAGGCCGTGCTTGCGGGCGAAGGGGATCAGCTCGGGCAGGCGCAGCATGACGCCGTCCTCGCCGGCGATCTCCACGATGGCGCCGGCCGGGCGCAGGCCCGCGAGGCGGGCGAGGTCGACGGCGGCCTCGGTGTGGCCGTTGCGGACCAGGACGCCACCGGGCTTGGCGCGCAGCGGGAAGATGTGGCCGGGGCGGACGAAGTCGCCGGGCTCGGAGACGCCGTCGGCGAGCAGCCGCAGGGTGGTGGCGCGGTCGGCGGCCGAGATTCCGGTAGAGACGCCGTGGGCGGCGCTCGCGTCGACGGAGACGGTGAAGGCGGTCTGCATCGACTCGGTGTTGTTCTGGACCATCTGCGGGAGTTCGAGCCGGTCCAGCTCGGGGCCCTCCATGGGGGCGCAGATCAAGCCGCGGCACTCGCTCATCATGAAGGCGATGATCTCGGGGGTGGCCTTCTCGGCGGCGATGACGAGGTCGCCCTCGTTCTCGCGGTCCTCGTCGTCGACGACGACGATGGGGCGGCCCGCCGCGATGTCGCGGATGGCCTGCTCGACGGGGTCGAGGCGGAAGGTCTCTTCGGGGATGTCGGGCACGGGCTTGAGGCTGGTCATGCCGTTGCTCCTTCCAGGGCCGGGGCGGGGTTGATGCGAGAGCGCTGGTACCAGTCGTAGGCGCCCCACAGCACGAGGGCGAAGTACACGACGTAGACGAGGCCGGAGAAGGCCAGGCCGTTGTTGAAGGCGAGGGGGACGCCGACCAGGTCGACGAGGAGCCAGGCGAACCAGAACTCGACGAGGCCGCGGGCCTGGGCGATCATCGCGACGATGGTGCCGACGAAGATGTACGCGTCGGCCCAGGGGCTCCACGACAGGTCCGGGTAGAGCGTGAAGAGGCCGCCGACGGCGAGGGTGCCGAGGGCCGCGCCGGCCAGGAGCAGTCCGCGCTCCTTCCAGGTGGCGGTGCGCACGGCGATGGAGCCGTCCTGGGCCTTCTGGCGGCCGAGCTGCCAGGCGCGCCAGCCCCAGACGGCCACGCCGATGACGAGGAGCTGCTTGCCGACACCACCGGCGAGGTGGGCGGAGGCGTAGGCGGCGATGAGGATCAGGCCGGAGAGGAGCTGGGCGGGCCAGGTCCATATGGAGCGGCGCCAGCCGAGGGCGAGCGCGGCCAGGCCCATCAGGTTGCCGATCATGTCGGACCAGATGACCTTCTGGCCGAAGACGGTGAAGGCCTCCGCGTTGAGCCAGGTCAAGGCGGTCACCGGGCTTCTCCCGTCGCGTGCAGCGGGTCCACTCCGGCGGCCAGGAGGCGCTCGACGTACTTCGCGAGGACGTCGACCTCCAGGTTGACCGGGTCGCCGCTCTGCTTGATGCCGAGCGTGGTCAGCGCCAGCGTGGTGGGGATGAGGCTGATGGTGAACCAGTCGGCGGCGGCCTCGACCACGGTGAGGCTGACGCCGTCGACCGTGATGGAGCCCTTCTCGACCACGTAGCGGGAGAGGTTCTGCGGGAGGGCGACCTTGACGATCTCCCAGTGCTCGGAGGGGGTCCGGGAGATGATCTCGCCGGTGCCGTCCACGTGCCCCTGGACGAGGTGACCGCCGAGGCGTCCGCCGAGGGCCATGGGGCGCTCCAGGTTGACCCGGGAGCCGGCGCTCAGGGCGCCGAGGCTGGAGCGGTTGAGGGTCTCCTGCATGACGTCGGCGGTGAACTCGCCGTCCGCGGTCTCCACGACGGTGAGGCAGACGCCGTTGACCGCGATGGAGTCACCGTGCTTGGCGTCCTCGGTGACGAGGGGGCCGCGCAGCCGGAAGCGGGAGGCTTCCTCGAGCTGCTCCACAGCGGTGACCTCGCCCAGTTCTTCGACGATTCCGGTGAACACTCAGTGCTCCTTCGTGGCGGGGGTGACGGGGACGGGGACTGCGGTGATGCGGAGATCGGGGCCGATGCGGACGGCCTCGGTGATGTCGAGGCGCACTGCACCGGAGATGTTCTTGATGCCGGCGTCGGCGAGGGCCGCGGGGCCCGCGCCGAGCAGGGCCGGGGCGAGGTAGCCGATGACGCGGTCGACGGCGCCGGCCTTGAGGAAGGCGCCGGCCAGTGTGGGCCCGCCCTCCAGCAGGACGGAGCGCACGCCGCTCAGGTTCAGGTGGGTGAGCAGGTCCTGGACGGCGATGCGGCCGTCGTGCAGGGGCAGCCGGAGCAGTTCGACGCCGGTCAGGTGCCGGGTGTCGGCGTCCTCGCCGACGACGAGCAGGGTGGGTGCGGCGTCGTCGAGGATGCGGGCGCCCGCCGGGATCGTGGCGCGGGTGTCGAGGGCGATCCGCAGGGGCTGCGTGGCGCCTTCGTGGCCGCGCACGGCGAGGTGCGGGTCGTCGGCGCGCAGGGTGCC is drawn from Streptomyces sp. NBC_01232 and contains these coding sequences:
- a CDS encoding peptidase C39 family protein codes for the protein MTEATPRRAVLVAALAVATAATAATVSGGSASAATPPTPPTPPAPRAPGRTVDNRFWYSYAHWLAGTHRGTIAVGGSRPGLEIAAAVGRTEYADPHTGKKSTWEYATWTSPVHHSTVPATEAIASWNARTPAGTWIQIELRGTYTDGTATPWYVMGRWASGDGDIRRTSVDGQSDGRSTVWTDTLALDAGAATAGLRLAAWQLRFTLHRRPGAERGPTVRLAGAMVSDVPDRFTVPASTPSARTAHELKVPRYSQEVHAGQYPEYDNGGEAWCSPTSSQMIIEYWGGRADATALTWVNPDYADPQICHAARSTYDAAYKGCGNWPFNAAYAGTYRDLAGVVTRLTSLTDLETLVRAGIPVITSQSFRPDELTGAGYGTAGHLMTVIGFTAAGDVIANDPNSPDNPAVRRVYRRSEWENIWLRTQRVGVSGKVTSGSGGVCYLYAPALPSRAQVRALRAVGVL
- a CDS encoding SPW repeat protein, coding for MTTHPSIEHHPDLAEMRTRFERVTTTPAAQAVEALALITGLYLAASPWIAGFSGLTPLAINNLIAGLAFCLCMSGLGSAYERTHAMAWTAVALGAWTIIAPWAIAGEMDTTRTVVSNVIAGGVALCLGLAMAGMAGRNRETRV
- a CDS encoding PH domain-containing protein; this encodes MAESAAQPVTPTLPVTFRPTRTRVVLLGVGLAMFTTITAIAVMLEKLSPGERISFVFTAVLLSSVLVLLSRPKVVADETGVTVVNLTTTRRLEWAQILRVNLRPGDPWVFLDLSDGTSLPALGIQPGVAKQQAIGDARALRALAEARGTGGHDH
- a CDS encoding hemolysin family protein; amino-acid sequence: MNALQLLFALLLVLANGFFVGAEFALVSVRRSQIEPLAAESKRARQVLHGLENLPRMMAAAQFGITMCSLTLGAVAEPTVARLLEPVFHAVHVPQGLIHPLGYAFALSAVVFLHLVIGEMVPKNLAMAAPEKTALWFSPGLVAFARLCGPVTTALGACAKLVLKLFKVEPKDEVEAVYTSAQLGRLLKDSRQAGLLEPVEQERLEDALELGSRPVTDVLLGPDRLVTVGPSVTPRQIEQLTVRTGYSRFPVRAESGAFMGYLHVKDVLDLEDRERAVPQRVWRRMTTLCATVPLDDALGVMRRDATHLAQVADAGGRVLGLVALEDVLEMLVGEVRDPAHRSYVRGA
- a CDS encoding AAA family ATPase produces the protein MDFGTPGSMHAPAELAWLRGVDACTMGAYPQAEEEFRAAVRLDPSMADAWLGLHALRVDTGNALLRMYAHRDRFGEQRARHGRTLNSWYWLGWWVQPVLESRRDLLLAHASHWLDGRHVPELDQALAALPPVDTDAQVRFLHACRAYLVKDWEQLVRQTEPLVNDPLLGIEAGLFGGMARVRLEMYGQAEPMLAAALMRCRSEQPQRKELRYWLARAREGTGRTAAALPLYRAVHRVDPAFMDTAARLTAIEDGDDTDGMADLAGLAGYAGYGALGGHGPSPAGGDFAAVALGGGPVQDIAADGQVEPDPLTPPTPPAGRVEGARRKVPVPPQGTPEGLPAGPADPAALADALAELERMVGLEPVKRQVKALSAQLHMARLRAGQGLPVQPPKRHFVFSGPSGTGKTTVARILGRVFYALGLLGGDHLVEAQRADLVGEFLGQTAVKANELIDSAIGGVLFVDEAYSLSNSGYSKGDAYGDEALQVLLKRAEDNRDHLVVILAGYPAGMDRLLAANPGLSSRFTTRVDFPSYRPPELTAIGGVLADANGDHWDEEALEELRSISAHVVEQGWIDELGNGRFLRTLYEKSCAYRDLRLAGFAGEPSRDDLATLRLPDLMQAYGEVLSGRGPQERPDPPTL
- the hisG gene encoding ATP phosphoribosyltransferase — protein: MLRIAVPNKGSLSGPASAMLHEAGYRMRKESKELVVVDPENEVEFFYLRPKDIAIYVSSGKLDIGITGRDLLLDSGASAEEILPLNFGRSTFRYATTPGTAKGPEDFSGMTIATSYEGIVAKHLAEKGIDASVVHLDGAVETAIQLGVAQIIADVVETGTSLRNAGLEVIGEPILTSEAVVIRGNGADADDPQVQQFLRRLQGVLVARSYVMMDYDCRAEHLERAVALTPGLESPTVSPLHNEGWVAVRAMVPAKEAQRIMDDLYELGARAILTTSIHACRL
- a CDS encoding hemolysin family protein, encoding MTIPLLLLAAAFALILANGFFVAAEFGLVTVERPEAERAAADGDRRARTVVKALRELSFQLSGTQLGITITSLVVGMLAEPALAALLAGPLAATGLPKGAVPGVAVVIGMLLASAVQMVVGELVPKNWAVSRPLQVARFVAGPQHAFSRVFRPVIAGLNAVANRLVRALGVEPTEEMASARTPGELLSLVRHSAQAGALEQDTADLFVRTLSLGDLTAQHVMTPRVKVSALMHTATAADVLNLTRATGLSRFPVYRDRIDEITGVVHLKDALAVPERERDRTSVSRICVAPLLVPGSLPVQPLLERLRSEQPMAVVVDEYGGTAGVVTLEDIVEELVGEVRDEHDFAEDETPELAAVAAEDGRPSWEADGSCRVQTLRRIGLEVPEGPYETVAGLVADLLGRIPAPGDRAELPGWKLSVRRVGRNRAERVRLVRLTAVPAAAAHRPASAADGAAVLEPQRAELEGAAR
- a CDS encoding uridine kinase family protein; this encodes MEPQQSLESLARELAALPPSLGPVRLIGIDGHAGSGKSTFAGRLAEVLGAPVLHLDDVATHEELFGWEQRLRAQVLEPLAAGRPAHWAPYDWVARRFGPERVLDPAPVLLVEGVGAGRRALRPRLARLLWMETPCEQSWQRGRNRDGRELSDFWDGWERAERAHFSNDPSRPFADTLVRQSGTGYEWSSGARATAGTSPFITGSDDLPRA